One Micromonospora sp. FIMYZ51 genomic window carries:
- the murJ gene encoding murein biosynthesis integral membrane protein MurJ: protein MSGGLYRSANAQQGGAPGGQPNDGATFISAEPLNQPAMESTAPPPEQVAEGSAAANSAVMAVGSLVSRGTGFLRNLVIGAALGGALVGDAYTTAQILPGMVYEFLLGGILTSVLIPVLVRRRKADSDGGQAYAQRLLTLALLALGVAAVLAVALAAPLTWLYGADESAQGYSGLVTNLARLMLPMIFFSGLSALISAVLNTRGHFAAPMWAPILNNLVVIGTAGLYIAIFGTDIVGPEDMTTGRVLLIGGGTLLGVAIQVGGLLPALRKVGFRWKLRFDFRKLGLAELGRLGAWMICYVAVSQVGLIVLFNLLNRAGKENAAGPLIYNNVFLLLMTAHGIIAVSIITALMPRMSAAAADGRFADLAADLSRGTRTVSAVLAPIAVCYAVLASPIAFTLFRWGAFNEENASATSLVLLAAALALVPFAISQLFTFAFYALPDTRTPALINIPVVALRIGVQVALFLIFSASFAGAGMMIGNAVSYLAAAIASAWLLRPRVGRIGLGAILRTLGRVAVAALGAAVAGLLVVAVLPGDDTPSRLEAIVQLLVGGAVIGGSYLGLAMVLRISEITEVVGMVRRRLGR, encoded by the coding sequence ATGAGCGGCGGGCTCTACCGCAGCGCGAACGCCCAGCAGGGCGGCGCGCCCGGCGGCCAGCCGAACGACGGCGCCACCTTCATCTCCGCCGAGCCGCTGAACCAGCCGGCGATGGAGTCGACCGCGCCGCCGCCGGAACAGGTGGCGGAGGGCAGCGCCGCGGCCAACAGCGCGGTCATGGCGGTCGGCAGCCTGGTCAGCCGGGGTACGGGCTTCCTGCGCAACCTGGTCATCGGTGCCGCGCTGGGCGGGGCGCTGGTGGGCGACGCCTACACCACGGCACAGATCCTGCCGGGAATGGTCTACGAGTTCCTGCTCGGCGGCATCCTGACAAGTGTCCTGATTCCGGTGCTGGTACGCCGCCGCAAGGCGGACAGCGACGGTGGCCAGGCGTACGCCCAGCGACTGCTGACCCTGGCGCTGCTCGCGCTGGGTGTCGCCGCGGTGCTCGCGGTGGCCCTCGCCGCGCCGCTGACCTGGCTGTACGGGGCCGACGAGTCGGCGCAGGGCTACTCGGGGCTGGTCACCAACCTGGCCCGGCTCATGCTGCCGATGATCTTCTTCTCCGGGCTGAGCGCGCTGATCAGCGCGGTGCTCAACACCCGGGGCCACTTCGCCGCCCCGATGTGGGCACCGATCCTGAACAACCTGGTGGTCATCGGCACCGCCGGCCTGTACATCGCGATCTTCGGTACGGACATCGTCGGGCCGGAGGACATGACCACCGGACGGGTCCTGCTGATCGGTGGCGGCACGCTGCTCGGTGTGGCCATCCAGGTCGGCGGCCTGCTGCCGGCCCTGCGCAAGGTCGGCTTCCGGTGGAAGCTCCGCTTCGACTTCCGCAAGCTCGGGCTGGCCGAGCTGGGTCGGCTCGGGGCCTGGATGATCTGCTACGTCGCGGTCAGCCAGGTCGGCCTCATCGTGCTGTTCAACCTGCTCAACCGGGCCGGCAAGGAGAACGCGGCCGGCCCACTGATCTACAACAACGTGTTCCTGCTGTTGATGACCGCGCACGGCATCATCGCCGTCTCGATCATCACCGCGCTGATGCCCCGGATGAGCGCCGCCGCCGCCGACGGTCGCTTCGCCGACCTCGCCGCCGACCTGTCCCGGGGCACCCGCACGGTGTCGGCGGTGCTCGCCCCGATCGCGGTCTGCTACGCCGTGCTTGCCTCTCCGATCGCGTTCACCCTGTTCCGCTGGGGTGCGTTCAACGAGGAGAACGCGAGCGCGACGTCGCTGGTGCTGCTCGCCGCCGCGCTCGCCCTCGTGCCGTTCGCGATCAGCCAGCTGTTCACCTTCGCCTTCTACGCGCTGCCGGACACCCGCACCCCGGCACTTATCAACATTCCGGTGGTGGCGCTGCGGATCGGGGTGCAGGTCGCCCTCTTCCTGATCTTCTCGGCGAGCTTCGCCGGGGCGGGAATGATGATCGGTAACGCGGTCTCGTACCTGGCCGCTGCCATCGCCTCCGCCTGGCTGCTGCGGCCCCGGGTGGGTCGCATCGGTCTGGGTGCCATCCTGCGTACCCTCGGCCGGGTGGCCGTCGCCGCGCTCGGTGCCGCCGTGGCCGGTCTGCTGGTCGTGGCAGTGCTTCCCGGCGACGACACGCCGAGCCGGCTGGAGGCGATCGTGCAGCTGCTGGTGGGCGGCGCGGTGATCGGCGGCAGCTATCTCGGCCTGGCCATGGTGCTGCGGATCTCGGAGATCACCGAGGTGGTCGGCATGGTCCGTCGCCGGCTCGGCCGCTGA